The following coding sequences are from one Paenibacillus sp. FSL R5-0912 window:
- a CDS encoding M50 family metallopeptidase, protein MIRIFGVELSLHPLFVLILFLSVLTGQFLEIITLFSIVFIHELGHVCAALLTGVTVKSVQLLPFGGVAVIEDHGRLTAGREMGIALAGPLQNGIMILMALALKQAEYGSSAYLDYFIGANAMIALFNLLPVLPLDGGKILQAALSLLLPYYYTLLWIGRVSIAASLLVVVFALLPLGTGGGLRLNLLMIGAFLLYSNITDQRNLPYRFVAFLMNREQIYERYLHSEGAARPIVAFSAKPLDDILRLFKRNHYHFIYVMNDDRDIVAVLPEQRLISSYFGI, encoded by the coding sequence TTGATTAGGATCTTCGGTGTTGAACTGTCACTGCATCCGCTCTTCGTGCTGATTCTTTTTCTCTCCGTGCTTACCGGACAGTTCCTTGAAATTATTACTCTGTTTTCGATTGTATTTATCCATGAACTCGGACATGTATGTGCGGCACTATTGACCGGGGTTACCGTCAAGTCCGTGCAACTGCTGCCGTTCGGGGGAGTTGCGGTCATTGAGGATCATGGGCGGCTGACAGCCGGACGTGAAATGGGGATTGCCTTGGCCGGACCGCTTCAGAACGGAATTATGATCCTGATGGCGCTGGCCCTCAAGCAAGCGGAGTATGGCAGCAGCGCTTATCTGGATTATTTCATCGGGGCCAATGCCATGATCGCGCTGTTCAATCTGCTGCCGGTGCTTCCGCTCGACGGAGGCAAAATCCTGCAGGCCGCTCTAAGCCTGCTGCTTCCGTATTATTACACCCTGCTGTGGATCGGCAGAGTCAGTATTGCAGCCAGTCTGCTTGTTGTGGTGTTCGCCCTGCTTCCGCTGGGAACCGGCGGCGGACTCCGTCTTAACCTGCTGATGATTGGTGCCTTTCTGCTCTATTCCAATATAACGGACCAGCGCAACCTGCCTTACCGGTTTGTTGCTTTTTTGATGAACAGGGAACAGATCTATGAGCGGTATCTGCATTCAGAGGGCGCTGCCCGGCCAATAGTTGCGTTCTCTGCGAAACCTTTGGATGATATATTGCGTCTATTTAAACGTAACCATTATCATTTTATCTATGTAATGAACGATGACAGGGATATAGTGGCTGTTCTCCCTGAGCAGCGTCTGATTTCTTCTTATTTCGGAATATAA
- the minC gene encoding septum site-determining protein MinC yields the protein MTVKSKHVRIKGIKDGLVFLLDDKCPFEDLLSELRYKLEHSHQNILTGPIVHVDIKLGNRPVTEEDKEAVLEILKSQGNLLIRSVEALEDPEEKDTEALFMMSGMLRSGQVLHHEGNLLFLGDVNPGGTITCSGDIYILGALKGMAHAGINGNQEAIIAASLLAPTQLRIADIISRPPDEWGTRESSMEFAYLSGGAMQIDKIHNIVKLRQDLNVFKGV from the coding sequence ATGACAGTTAAATCCAAGCATGTAAGGATTAAGGGCATCAAGGATGGCCTGGTATTCCTGCTAGACGACAAGTGTCCCTTTGAAGATCTCTTAAGCGAGCTTCGCTATAAGCTGGAGCACAGCCATCAAAATATCCTGACCGGACCGATTGTGCATGTGGACATCAAGCTGGGCAACCGTCCTGTTACCGAAGAAGATAAAGAGGCAGTTCTGGAGATTCTCAAAAGCCAGGGGAACTTATTAATCCGTTCCGTTGAAGCCTTGGAGGACCCTGAAGAGAAGGATACGGAAGCGTTATTTATGATGAGCGGAATGCTCCGTTCCGGCCAGGTGCTGCATCATGAGGGCAATCTGCTGTTTCTCGGCGATGTGAATCCGGGAGGAACCATTACCTGCTCGGGGGATATCTATATTCTTGGAGCGCTTAAAGGGATGGCACACGCCGGAATCAACGGCAATCAGGAAGCGATTATTGCGGCTTCGCTGCTGGCTCCTACCCAGCTCCGGATTGCTGATATTATCAGCAGGCCGCCGGATGAATGGGGAACGCGGGAGAGCAGCATGGAATTTGCCTATTTATCAGGTGGTGCTATGCAAATCGACAAAATTCATAATATAGTCAAATTACGTCAGGATTTAAATGTGTTTAAAGGGGTGTAG
- the obgE gene encoding GTPase ObgE, which produces MFVDKAKIYVKGGDGGDGLVAFRREKYVPEGGPAGGDGGRGGDVIFRVDEGLRTLMDFRYQRHFKADKGIKGRNKSQHGANADHMIVRIPPGTVLIDDDTQEIIADMTRHGQQVVVARGGRGGRGNTRFATANNTAPELAENGEEGQERYIVMELKVMADVGLVGFPSVGKSTLLSVVSAAQPKIGAYHFTTITPNLGVVDVGDGRSFVMADLPGLIEGASEGVGLGHEFLRHVERTRIIIHVVDMSGSEGRDPFEDWVMINDELRQYNAALIDRPQIVAANKMDMPDSEENLAAFRERVAELRPDLEIMPISSLTRQGVQELLYRATDVLDSIPVAPVVEEVAETTERKVYKLEAEEDNSFTITRDNEAFVVTSPRIERMLKRMQLSTHDAILKLARTLRHMGVDAELRKRGAVEGTIVRIADFEFEFVENSSYY; this is translated from the coding sequence ATGTTCGTAGATAAAGCTAAGATTTATGTTAAGGGCGGCGACGGCGGAGATGGTCTCGTGGCGTTTCGCCGTGAGAAGTATGTGCCGGAGGGCGGTCCTGCCGGCGGAGATGGCGGCCGCGGCGGAGATGTGATTTTCCGGGTAGATGAAGGCTTGCGTACACTGATGGATTTCCGTTATCAGCGACATTTCAAGGCCGATAAGGGAATTAAGGGACGCAATAAGAGCCAGCACGGGGCTAACGCCGATCACATGATCGTGCGCATTCCTCCGGGAACTGTGCTGATCGATGATGATACCCAGGAGATCATTGCCGATATGACCCGTCATGGACAACAGGTCGTTGTGGCACGCGGCGGTCGTGGCGGCCGGGGGAATACCCGGTTTGCGACGGCAAACAATACTGCGCCAGAGCTAGCCGAGAACGGCGAAGAAGGCCAGGAGCGTTATATCGTAATGGAACTGAAGGTAATGGCAGACGTAGGTCTGGTAGGATTCCCGAGTGTGGGTAAATCTACATTGCTGTCGGTAGTATCTGCTGCCCAGCCGAAGATTGGTGCCTATCACTTCACAACAATTACACCAAACCTTGGTGTAGTTGACGTTGGGGATGGCCGCAGCTTTGTTATGGCGGATCTGCCGGGCCTGATTGAAGGTGCGAGTGAAGGTGTGGGGCTTGGACATGAGTTCCTGCGCCACGTTGAACGTACACGTATCATCATTCATGTCGTGGATATGTCCGGTTCTGAAGGTCGTGATCCCTTCGAGGATTGGGTGATGATTAATGACGAGCTGAGGCAATACAACGCTGCCCTGATTGACCGTCCGCAGATTGTTGCGGCGAACAAGATGGACATGCCTGATTCCGAAGAGAATCTTGCGGCCTTCCGTGAGCGTGTGGCGGAGCTTCGTCCGGATCTTGAAATCATGCCGATCTCCTCGCTTACCCGTCAGGGAGTGCAGGAACTGCTCTACCGGGCAACGGACGTACTGGATAGTATTCCTGTCGCACCGGTCGTTGAAGAAGTGGCTGAAACTACTGAGCGCAAGGTGTATAAGCTGGAAGCGGAAGAAGATAATTCCTTCACCATTACCCGCGACAATGAAGCATTTGTGGTCACCAGTCCGCGTATTGAGCGGATGCTGAAGCGGATGCAGCTCAGTACACATGATGCTATCCTCAAGCTGGCCCGTACCTTGCGTCACATGGGTGTGGATGCCGAACTGCGCAAGCGCGGTGCTGTAGAAGGCACCATTGTGCGCATTGCTGATTTTGAATTCGAGTTTGTTGAGAACAGCAGCTACTATTAA
- a CDS encoding Rne/Rng family ribonuclease, which yields MKQMIVHCTQHITRMALLENGRLVEYAAERDQQQGLVGSYYKGRVMNVLPGMQAAFVDIGQKKNAFLYVDDVLHPHLEKQPEVKPSIETLLQPGQEIVVQVRKEPRGGKGARVTTHYTLPGRWMVYMPFAEYVGVSKKISRESERSRLKGIGERLRQGEEGIIMRTVSEDEPVEAVEGDLAFLRAQWEVITRRVKELEAPALLHCDLSIVQRFIRDAFNPQRDELMIDSGKAVKEAEAFLTDMAPEGYKPVGFYRGQESIFSAYGVGDQLHKSFSRKIILEGGATLIWDETEALTVIDVNTAQYTGGTNLEDTVTRTNLLAAEEIGRLVRLRDTGGIIIVDFIDMEREEHRKQVIAKLESIISRDRTKTHILGWTHLGLLEMTRKKARHDSAGFAPVICQCCGGTGKVGTWLE from the coding sequence ATGAAACAAATGATCGTTCACTGCACACAACATATTACTCGTATGGCACTTCTGGAGAACGGGAGGCTGGTGGAATATGCGGCTGAACGCGATCAGCAGCAAGGTCTGGTCGGGAGTTATTATAAAGGTCGGGTTATGAATGTGCTGCCGGGTATGCAGGCGGCTTTTGTAGATATCGGACAGAAAAAGAATGCCTTTCTATATGTAGACGATGTACTGCATCCCCATCTGGAGAAGCAGCCGGAGGTGAAGCCCTCTATTGAGACGCTGCTGCAGCCCGGCCAGGAGATCGTTGTCCAGGTGAGAAAAGAGCCGCGTGGCGGCAAGGGAGCGCGGGTGACTACTCATTATACCTTGCCCGGACGCTGGATGGTGTATATGCCTTTTGCCGAGTATGTCGGGGTTTCCAAAAAAATTAGCCGCGAATCCGAGCGCAGCCGGCTTAAAGGAATCGGCGAACGGTTGCGTCAGGGTGAAGAAGGAATCATTATGCGTACAGTCTCCGAGGACGAGCCTGTGGAGGCTGTTGAAGGGGATCTGGCCTTTTTGCGGGCCCAGTGGGAAGTAATTACCCGGCGGGTCAAGGAACTGGAAGCGCCGGCGTTGCTGCATTGTGATCTGAGCATCGTTCAGCGGTTTATCCGGGATGCCTTCAACCCGCAGCGTGATGAGCTGATGATTGATTCGGGCAAGGCGGTTAAAGAGGCGGAAGCATTCCTTACAGATATGGCTCCCGAAGGGTACAAGCCTGTAGGATTCTACCGTGGACAAGAGTCCATCTTCTCGGCATATGGTGTAGGGGATCAGCTCCATAAGAGCTTCAGCCGCAAAATCATCCTTGAAGGCGGGGCTACGCTCATTTGGGATGAGACAGAGGCGCTCACCGTTATTGATGTGAATACGGCTCAGTACACCGGCGGGACAAACCTCGAGGATACGGTAACACGGACCAATCTGCTGGCGGCGGAAGAGATCGGGCGGCTTGTCCGTCTGCGGGATACGGGCGGCATTATTATCGTTGATTTCATTGACATGGAGCGGGAGGAACACCGGAAGCAGGTCATCGCGAAGCTGGAGAGCATCATCAGCCGTGACCGCACCAAGACGCATATTCTCGGCTGGACCCATCTGGGCCTGCTGGAAATGACCCGCAAGAAGGCAAGGCATGATTCGGCCGGATTTGCTCCGGTGATCTGTCAATGCTGCGGCGGGACTGGCAAAGTAGGGACATGGCTGGAGTAG
- a CDS encoding rod shape-determining protein → MLGGFTKDLGIDLGTANTLVYVRGKGIVVREPSVVAINTDTKTIEAVGESAKKMIGRTPGNIRAIRPMKDGVIADFDTTATMIKYFIRQAQKQRSMFQRHPNVMVCVPSGITAVEQRAVEDATKQAGAREAYIIEEPFAAAIGADLPVWEPTGSMVVDIGGGTTEVAVISLGGIVTSRSVRVAGDEADESIIQYIKRQYNLMIGERTSEQLKMDVGSALPLEKAETMEIRGRDLVTGLPKTLTITSDEICEALSDTVNAIVEAVKVTLEKCPPELAADIMDRGIVLTGGGALLRNLDKLLARETGMPVIVAENPLDCVAIGTGKALENIHLFKSRSSSSLRSKR, encoded by the coding sequence ATGTTAGGTGGTTTTACGAAAGATTTAGGAATTGACTTGGGGACAGCGAATACGCTTGTCTACGTGCGCGGTAAAGGGATTGTTGTAAGAGAGCCTTCCGTGGTAGCCATTAACACTGATACAAAGACGATTGAAGCTGTAGGGGAGTCCGCCAAAAAAATGATCGGACGCACACCGGGCAACATTCGTGCCATTCGTCCGATGAAGGACGGGGTCATTGCAGATTTTGATACTACGGCAACAATGATTAAATATTTTATCCGCCAGGCACAGAAGCAGCGCTCGATGTTCCAGCGCCACCCGAATGTCATGGTCTGTGTACCATCCGGAATTACGGCTGTTGAACAACGCGCCGTTGAAGATGCAACGAAGCAGGCGGGAGCGCGTGAGGCCTATATCATTGAAGAGCCTTTTGCCGCTGCCATCGGAGCGGATCTCCCGGTATGGGAACCTACAGGAAGCATGGTTGTGGATATCGGCGGCGGAACTACCGAAGTGGCGGTCATCTCACTCGGCGGTATCGTAACAAGCCGTTCTGTCCGTGTAGCCGGCGATGAAGCGGATGAGTCCATCATCCAATATATCAAACGCCAGTATAATCTCATGATCGGGGAACGCACTTCGGAGCAGCTGAAGATGGATGTGGGTTCTGCTCTGCCGCTCGAGAAAGCCGAAACGATGGAAATCCGCGGCCGCGATCTGGTAACGGGACTTCCGAAGACGCTGACTATCACCTCTGATGAGATCTGTGAAGCTTTGTCGGATACAGTGAATGCTATTGTTGAAGCTGTAAAAGTAACGCTGGAGAAATGTCCGCCTGAGCTTGCTGCCGACATTATGGACCGCGGTATTGTGCTTACAGGCGGCGGTGCGCTTTTGCGTAACCTGGACAAGCTGCTGGCGCGTGAGACCGGAATGCCGGTTATCGTTGCCGAGAATCCGCTGGACTGTGTAGCTATTGGTACAGGTAAGGCACTCGAGAATATTCATTTGTTCAAGAGCCGCAGCAGTTCGAGTCTCCGTTCCAAACGCTAA
- the mreD gene encoding rod shape-determining protein MreD codes for MNMRRSVLVLLLLLLFILEDTILPWLIPNAWEMRIIPDLVFIVILFVTVYHHRHTALILGLSFGMLHDVVFYGRILGAHSFAMGLSAYLIGLIFQIPRAPLPLMMTVVLLGSLLEDSMLFAIYSVFNLSKEPYNWALLHHMLPTMLFHFAIGLLLYIPLRRQLELLKKETRKEEAA; via the coding sequence GTGAATATGCGCAGATCCGTGCTTGTTTTATTGCTGTTACTCTTATTTATCCTTGAAGACACTATTCTCCCCTGGCTGATTCCGAATGCCTGGGAGATGCGGATTATCCCTGATCTCGTGTTCATCGTAATCCTGTTTGTGACGGTATACCATCACCGGCATACGGCACTTATTCTTGGTTTATCCTTCGGAATGCTGCATGATGTGGTGTTCTATGGCCGCATTCTTGGGGCACATTCTTTTGCAATGGGATTATCCGCATATCTGATTGGTCTGATATTCCAGATTCCGCGTGCACCGCTGCCGCTGATGATGACGGTGGTACTGCTGGGCAGTCTGCTGGAGGACAGCATGCTTTTTGCCATCTACAGCGTCTTTAATCTGAGTAAAGAACCCTATAACTGGGCGCTTCTGCACCATATGCTGCCTACTATGCTGTTTCATTTTGCTATCGGCTTGCTTCTCTACATCCCGCTCCGGCGCCAGCTGGAGCTGCTGAAGAAAGAGACCCGCAAAGAAGAAGCTGCTTAA
- a CDS encoding ribosomal-processing cysteine protease Prp has protein sequence MINVRITRASAQGVIVGFAVKGHAEYARNGKDIVCAGVSTVTVGTVNAIESLTGVVLDTSMKDGFLSGTLVPVNDPEVSAKVQLLLESMVLMLKDIAKSYRKFVQIQEVII, from the coding sequence ATGATTAACGTGCGGATTACACGGGCTTCTGCTCAAGGTGTCATTGTCGGTTTTGCCGTCAAAGGGCATGCGGAATACGCAAGGAATGGTAAAGACATCGTCTGCGCGGGCGTTTCGACCGTTACGGTTGGAACAGTGAATGCGATTGAAAGCCTGACCGGTGTAGTCCTGGATACTTCGATGAAGGATGGATTTCTGAGTGGAACCCTGGTTCCCGTGAATGATCCTGAAGTCTCCGCCAAGGTGCAGCTTCTGCTGGAATCCATGGTGCTGATGCTCAAAGATATCGCTAAATCTTACAGAAAATTTGTTCAGATACAGGAAGTCATTATTTGA
- the minD gene encoding septum site-determining protein MinD — protein sequence MGEAIVVTSGKGGVGKTTTTANIGTALALQGKKVCLVDTDIGLRNLDVVMGLENRIIYDLVDVAEGRCRLNQALVKDKRFEELYMLPAAQTKDKTSVTPEQVKDIILELKKEYEYILIDCPAGIEHGFRNAIAGADKAIVVTTPEHAAVRDADRIIGLLEQSHVESPKLVVNRIRPGMVRSGDMLDIEDILQVLNIDLIGIVPDDELVIKAANSGEPTVMNPNSSAAIAYRNIARRILGDAVPLMQLDQKPGAFKKFKKFFGMG from the coding sequence ATGGGAGAAGCGATTGTCGTAACCTCGGGCAAAGGCGGAGTTGGCAAAACAACCACAACAGCCAACATTGGGACCGCACTTGCATTGCAGGGCAAAAAAGTATGTCTAGTAGATACTGACATTGGACTGCGGAATTTGGATGTAGTCATGGGGCTGGAGAACCGGATCATTTACGATCTTGTGGATGTGGCGGAAGGCCGCTGCCGTCTGAATCAGGCGCTGGTCAAAGACAAGCGTTTTGAAGAGCTGTATATGCTGCCTGCAGCCCAGACCAAAGACAAAACCTCAGTCACACCGGAGCAGGTCAAGGATATTATTCTTGAACTCAAGAAGGAATACGAATATATTCTGATCGATTGTCCGGCCGGGATTGAACACGGCTTCCGCAATGCCATTGCAGGGGCCGACAAAGCTATTGTGGTCACTACTCCGGAGCATGCTGCGGTGCGGGATGCGGACCGGATCATCGGTCTGCTGGAGCAGTCACATGTGGAATCACCGAAGCTGGTGGTCAACCGTATCCGTCCGGGAATGGTGAGATCCGGCGATATGCTGGATATCGAGGATATTCTGCAGGTGCTCAATATTGATCTGATCGGGATTGTACCTGATGATGAGCTGGTCATCAAGGCGGCGAACAGCGGTGAACCTACCGTGATGAATCCGAATTCTTCAGCAGCAATTGCTTACCGCAATATTGCCCGGCGTATTCTTGGCGATGCGGTGCCGCTCATGCAGCTGGACCAGAAACCGGGTGCTTTTAAGAAGTTCAAGAAATTTTTTGGAATGGGCTGA
- the rplU gene encoding 50S ribosomal protein L21 codes for MYAIIETGGKQYKVQEGDVLFIEKLEAEDGASVTFDRVLAVSNEGGLTAGTPLVSGASVTAKVEKHGKGHKVVVYKYKPKKNYHKKQGHRQPYTKVTIEKIQA; via the coding sequence ATGTATGCAATTATCGAAACTGGCGGTAAACAATACAAAGTCCAAGAGGGCGACGTGTTGTTCATTGAGAAGCTGGAAGCTGAAGACGGCGCAAGCGTAACGTTTGACCGTGTCTTGGCTGTTTCTAACGAAGGTGGTTTGACTGCAGGAACTCCGCTGGTAAGCGGCGCGTCTGTAACAGCCAAAGTCGAGAAACATGGTAAAGGTCATAAGGTTGTAGTTTACAAATACAAACCTAAGAAGAACTACCACAAGAAACAAGGCCATCGTCAACCGTACACCAAAGTAACTATCGAGAAGATTCAGGCGTAA
- the rpmA gene encoding 50S ribosomal protein L27 gives MLKLDLQLFASKKGVGSTKNGRDSHSKRLGVKRADGQAVTGGNILVRQRGTKIHPGTNVGIGKDDTLFALVDGVVKFERWGRDRKKVSVYPVDVAPVAAALEA, from the coding sequence ATGTTGAAATTGGATCTTCAATTATTCGCATCGAAAAAAGGTGTAGGTTCCACAAAGAACGGACGTGATTCCCACTCTAAACGTCTTGGCGTGAAACGTGCTGACGGTCAAGCAGTAACCGGCGGCAACATCTTGGTTCGTCAACGCGGAACAAAAATCCACCCGGGCACTAACGTGGGCATCGGTAAGGATGATACACTGTTCGCACTTGTGGACGGCGTAGTGAAGTTCGAACGTTGGGGCCGCGATCGCAAAAAAGTGAGCGTGTACCCGGTTGATGTCGCTCCGGTAGCAGCGGCACTGGAAGCGTAA
- a CDS encoding M23 family metallopeptidase, with translation MEYERDIKNRRKKRIQSLLEDQTEAGSAPALFTLPDNTIPFREWGASSRNEFTASTEPDPEVMWKKQRSSWEDEGGDGPRFGAGFMRRTVASLLVFGAVWGIFAVSEPWAVKSQYFITGALSNDMDFAAVQVWYEEHFNGAPSFIPIFGDKEVPAEKVTAVHELSAPLEGSIARPFAESLKGVEIIPADDSGSSVTVDSVDTGRVLSVSKEAQGGIRITVRHTGNITAEYGHLSGTRLAVDDWVQSGETVGWIQGTEDAQIPMLFFAIMKDKSYIDPAEVVSFD, from the coding sequence ATGGAATACGAGAGAGATATCAAAAATCGCCGTAAGAAACGTATACAGAGCTTATTAGAGGATCAGACCGAAGCGGGATCAGCGCCAGCGCTTTTCACTCTGCCTGACAACACTATTCCATTCAGGGAATGGGGGGCTAGTTCCCGAAATGAATTCACTGCTTCAACGGAACCTGACCCTGAGGTAATGTGGAAGAAGCAGCGCAGCAGCTGGGAGGACGAAGGCGGGGATGGGCCGCGCTTTGGCGCAGGCTTCATGCGGCGGACCGTAGCCAGCCTGCTTGTCTTTGGAGCGGTGTGGGGAATCTTCGCAGTGAGTGAGCCATGGGCAGTGAAGTCGCAGTATTTCATTACTGGCGCCCTTAGTAATGATATGGATTTCGCCGCAGTGCAGGTATGGTATGAGGAGCATTTCAATGGAGCCCCTTCGTTCATTCCGATCTTCGGAGATAAAGAGGTGCCGGCAGAGAAAGTGACAGCCGTTCATGAACTGAGCGCCCCCTTGGAGGGAAGCATTGCGCGTCCCTTTGCCGAATCCCTTAAGGGGGTAGAAATAATACCGGCAGATGATTCAGGCTCAAGTGTCACGGTGGATAGTGTAGATACGGGCCGGGTATTGTCCGTGTCCAAAGAAGCCCAGGGAGGCATCCGGATCACCGTCCGCCATACCGGAAATATAACGGCGGAATACGGTCATTTGAGCGGGACGCGGCTCGCGGTGGATGACTGGGTACAGAGCGGAGAGACGGTGGGCTGGATTCAGGGGACAGAGGATGCACAGATTCCGATGCTTTTTTTTGCGATTATGAAAGACAAGTCTTATATTGATCCTGCTGAAGTGGTATCGTTTGATTAG
- the mreC gene encoding rod shape-determining protein MreC, whose product MLKLFKLFNNKRLFILLITLVMFIVVMGFSLGQRKNLSWPENFLRDTTGFVQNLFYKPAGYVAGLFQDIGNLHDLAEENKQLKILAAQYARDKAQYNFIKSENEGYKKDLEFTKAQTNLYNYEYHIANVVSLTTEPGNNTLVIDLGAKDGIKLNMSVTSVEGLVGVISNVSNFTSTVKLMTMMDINDPNSQPPISATAFNKEGETFGMIESYDQQTGMLMMNKIPAGNPIAKEDLIISSGIGGLYPRGMTIGTVEEVKTGEFGLTSTAIIKPAAGFQDWKELFVVFTEERGE is encoded by the coding sequence GTGTTGAAACTGTTTAAGCTGTTTAATAATAAACGTTTATTTATATTGCTGATTACACTGGTTATGTTTATCGTGGTGATGGGCTTCAGCCTGGGACAAAGGAAAAACTTGTCCTGGCCGGAGAACTTCCTCAGAGATACGACCGGTTTCGTGCAGAATTTGTTCTACAAGCCCGCTGGATACGTAGCGGGCTTGTTCCAAGATATCGGGAACCTGCATGATTTGGCTGAAGAGAATAAGCAGCTCAAAATCCTGGCAGCGCAATACGCCCGGGATAAGGCGCAGTATAATTTTATCAAGTCCGAGAATGAAGGCTATAAAAAAGATCTTGAATTTACTAAGGCACAAACGAATCTATATAACTATGAATATCATATCGCTAATGTAGTCAGTCTGACGACAGAGCCGGGTAACAACACGCTTGTTATTGATCTCGGAGCGAAGGATGGAATTAAGCTGAACATGTCTGTAACTTCTGTCGAAGGGCTCGTCGGGGTAATTAGTAATGTGAGTAATTTCACCTCTACCGTTAAGCTGATGACGATGATGGATATCAATGATCCCAACTCCCAGCCGCCGATTTCGGCTACTGCCTTCAATAAGGAAGGTGAGACCTTTGGGATGATAGAGAGTTACGACCAGCAGACCGGAATGCTCATGATGAATAAAATTCCCGCGGGTAATCCGATTGCCAAGGAAGATCTCATCATCTCGTCCGGCATTGGAGGACTGTATCCGCGTGGAATGACTATCGGTACGGTTGAAGAAGTGAAGACCGGGGAGTTTGGGTTGACTTCTACAGCGATCATCAAGCCGGCGGCAGGATTCCAGGACTGGAAGGAACTCTTCGTTGTCTTTACGGAGGAGCGTGGAGAATAG
- a CDS encoding Spo0B domain-containing protein, translating into MKSWKSIVWAVMLSAVLPLGLVYWQPSLFTCLLLGVWVAAVLAFSFLYNRRHYEEELRIQEKTLQQAANRTLNHHRHDWMNDLQVLYGYIQLGKPDKSVLCVERIKERIALDSRIAKLGVPSLVFYLQSFRTYRSSLELEIEVEEGLQLEDKLTPETGDELTSVIMQTIRAYQYSGLVPQGEARKLRLGFSQEGRDILISFEGEGDHGNPELLQGQIYNIVQGKIMKAEQFQPSTSSVELRLPLEM; encoded by the coding sequence ATGAAATCCTGGAAAAGTATCGTCTGGGCTGTCATGTTATCCGCAGTGCTTCCTTTAGGTCTCGTGTATTGGCAACCCTCCCTTTTCACATGCCTGCTGCTCGGTGTATGGGTAGCGGCAGTGCTTGCATTCAGCTTTCTTTACAACCGGCGTCATTATGAAGAGGAACTGCGTATACAGGAGAAGACTCTGCAGCAGGCGGCAAACCGGACACTGAATCACCATCGTCATGATTGGATGAACGATCTGCAAGTACTTTACGGATATATCCAGCTGGGCAAGCCTGATAAATCCGTGTTATGTGTGGAAAGAATAAAGGAGCGTATCGCGCTGGACAGCCGTATCGCCAAGCTGGGGGTTCCTTCACTGGTATTCTACCTGCAATCCTTCCGTACCTACAGAAGCAGCCTGGAGCTGGAGATCGAAGTGGAGGAAGGGCTGCAGCTGGAGGACAAGCTGACTCCCGAAACAGGTGATGAGCTGACATCTGTGATTATGCAGACCATAAGGGCGTATCAGTACAGCGGACTTGTTCCGCAAGGAGAAGCGCGGAAGCTTCGGCTCGGATTTTCACAGGAGGGAAGAGACATTCTTATCTCTTTCGAAGGTGAAGGAGATCATGGCAATCCTGAACTGCTGCAGGGGCAAATTTATAATATAGTACAAGGAAAAATCATGAAGGCGGAGCAGTTTCAGCCGAGCACAAGCTCTGTAGAACTGCGTTTACCGCTGGAGATGTAA